The proteins below come from a single Larimichthys crocea isolate SSNF chromosome II, L_crocea_2.0, whole genome shotgun sequence genomic window:
- the LOC104935914 gene encoding serine/arginine-rich splicing factor 11 codes for MNYTTKVVQVTNVSPSTTSEQMRTLFGFLGTIEELKLFPPDDSPMPVTSRVCFVKFQEPESVGVSQHLTNTVFVDRALIVVPFAEGSIPDEAKALSLLAPANAVAGILPGGGLLPTPNPIPNPHMGGNLFCTPNMDAMAAFGFPGPNMNPQAADQLLKFMTDPKLNPLAAGLNLNASLKADASNKEIEEAMKRVREAQSLISAAIEPGNKESKKKRPQSRTRSRSRRRRSRSRSRHRRTRSKSRRRSNSRNRKRSKSPRRKRTHSRDRGRRSQSRSRDRKKDDLGRRKSKTPPKSYSTARRSRSTSRRRRKSRSVSRSPKKSPKRRNSRSPSPRRHKKEKKKDKERDRDHKGDKERGREERELSGSKKKKIKDKERERERKSDGEKGDVKVTRDYDEEEQGYDSGKEQDRKYSDDSALSPQSVEGNGTVQPVKAKINGADDHHEEDMDVSD; via the exons TGATTCTCCGATGCCGGTGACATCGCGGGTGTGCTTTGTGAAGTTCCAGGAGCCCGAGTCTGTCGGAGTGTCTCAGCATCTGACTAACACCGTCTTCGTGGACCGAGCGTTGATCGTGGTACCGTTTGCTGAAG gATCTATTCCAGATGAGGCTAAAGCTTTGTCGCTGTTGGCGCCGGCAAACGCTGTTGCAGGAATTCTGCCAGGAGGAGGACTTCTTCCAACGCCCAATCCCATCCCCAATCCACAT ATGGGAGGGAACCTGTTCTGTACTCCAAACATGGATGCGATGGCTGCATTTGGATTCCCGGGACCCAATATGAACCCCCAG GCTGCAGATCAGCTGTTGAAGTTCATGACAGATCCAAA ACTGAATCCTTTGGCTGCAGGCTTAAACCTGAATGCGAGCCTCAAGGCTGACGCATCAAATAAAGAAATCGAAGAGGCCATGAAGAGAGTCAGAGAGGCGCAGTCGCTCATTTCTGCTGCTATTGAACCTGGAA ATAAGGAGAGCAAAAAGAAGCGCCCTCAGTCTCGGACTAGATCCAGGTCTAGAAGGAGGAGGTCCAGATCACGCTCAAGACACAG GAGAACCAGGAGCAAATCACGGCGACGGTCAAACTCCAGAAACAGGAAGCGCTCCAAAAGCCCGCGCAGGAAACGCACACACTCCAGAGACCGAGGCAGACGATCTCAAAGCAGATCCAG agacagaaagaaagatgattTAGGGAGAAGAAAATCCAAAACGCCACCGAAAAGTTACAGCACAGCCAGGAGGTCACGAAGCACGAGCCG GAGACGTAGGAAAAGTCGAAGCGTCAGCCGATCCCCTAAAAAGTCTCCTAAGAGGAGAAATTCCAGATCTCCGTCTCCTCGAAG AcacaagaaggaaaagaagaaggatAAGGAAAGGGACAGGGACCACAAGGGTGATAAAGAGCGTGGTCGCGAGGAACGTGAACTCTCcggcagcaaaaaaaagaaaatcaaagacaaagaacgagagcgagagagaaaatCAGACGGAGAGAAAGGAGATGTCAAG GTCACCAGAGATTatgatgaagaagaacaaggCTACGACAGCGGGAAGGAGCAGGACAGGAAGTATTCTGACGACTCTGCTTTGTCTCCTCAATCTGTAGAAGGTAACGGCACAGTGCAGCCTGTGAAGGCCAAAATTAACGGAGCTGACGATCACCATGAAGAGGACATGGACGTCAGTGATTAA